One region of Culex pipiens pallens isolate TS chromosome 2, TS_CPP_V2, whole genome shotgun sequence genomic DNA includes:
- the LOC120426651 gene encoding serine protease easter-like, giving the protein MNVSLLVGAFVLSVLVGAEAAANCGQKKSLVQEFIVNGYRTMAGSWPWHGAMFHRMGRTTTYACGVTVLTEQFVITAAHCTFDQAERQRLPASRVFVRLGITNLDVSDRHVQQHSVDKIIRHEEYDELVFENDIALMKLLNEITYSSYVQPICLWQGDTSLSGIVNQVGYIMGWGLDEEYKLPSDLNQATVPIVSKRDCLESDLAHYTRFYHESKTFCAGYGNGTSAGPGDSGGGLFLHRGDHWFMRGIISNGKVDPNTLLFNSESFVVFTDVAYYMDWIKKHVTISTSVTIDTDLVVAPPPSSTSNAMQSNLLGLQSCGKDQYQLGTPEELKKSLDQYPWLAVIEHINLNTRVLEDVCHGVLIHPKFILTAAHCVQRKRQSQLRSVRLNDYRLDTVTDIFVTNGLTTKTTSDRIAITGSSTHPNYNSPKFANNIALLMLGKPTTMTPICLPPKGFPLPTAGKLFSIIGWKRNSRPEKPLIRNVVQLADFETCRRKYLRANITLDTSGGQLCSTYNHDDEGESCSHYMGAAPFQYVVNGPTEGRYYLAALSSFGHTNCRMDEYSDVFTYVGHYVDWIQEKVTKNQ; this is encoded by the exons ATGAACGTTAGTCTGTTGGTTGGAGCGTTTGTATTGAGTGTGCTAGTTGGCGCCGAAGCCG CTGCCAACTGTGGTCAGAAGAAATCTCTGGTTCAGGAGTTCATCGTAAATGGGTACCGCACGATGGCCGGATCTTGGCCCTGGCATGGGGCCATGTTCCACCGCATGGGACGAACCACGACGTATGCCTGCGGGGTTACGGTCCTGACGGAGCAGTTTGTGATAACGGCGGCCCATTGTACGTTCGATCAGGCTGAACGGCAGAGACTTCCGGCGAGTAGGGTGTTTGTGAGGCTTGGGATTACGAACCTGGATGTGTCGGATCGGCACGTCCAGCAGCACAGTGTAGACAAGATCATACGTCACGAAGAGTACGACGAGCTGGTGTTCGAGAATGACATCGCGCTGATGAAGTTGCTCAATGAGATAACCTACTCGAGCTACGTTCAGCCGATTTGTTTGTGGCAGGGTGATACTTCGTTGTCGGGCATTGTGAACCAAGTGGGGTACATTATGGGTTGGGGCTTGGATGAGGAGTACAAGCTGCCTAGCGATTTGAACCAAGCAACGGTACCGATCGTGAGCAAGAGGGATTGCCTGGAGAGTGATTTGGCTCATTACACCAGATTCTACCATGAGTCAAAAACGTTCTGCGCGGGGTATGGGAACGGAACTTCTGCGGGACCTGGCGACAGTGGTGGTGGCCTGTTTCTACACAGAGGAGATCACTGGTTCATGAGGGGAATCATAAGCAACGGCAAAGTAGATCCCAACACACTGCTTTTCAATAGTGAAAGCTTCGTGGTGTTCACCGATGTTGCTTACTACATGGATTGGATCAAGAAACACGTGACGATCTCGACGAGCGTCACGATCGATACGGACTTGGTCGTGGCACCACCGCCTAGCAGTACTTCGAATGCAATGCAGTCAAACCTTCTAGGATTGCAGTCTTGCGGGAAAGATCAGTACCAGTTGGGGACTCCAGAAGAGTTGAAGAAATCACTGGATCAGTATCCGTGGCTCGCGGTGATCGAACACATCAATCTGAACACTCGAGTCTTAGAAGATGTCTGCCACGGAGTCTTGATCCACCCGAAGTTTATACTAACAGCAGCGCATTGCGTCCAGCGGAAGCGACAGTCTCAGCT TCGCTCAGTTCGTCTCAACGACTACCGTCTGGATACGGTGACGGACATCTTTGTGACCAACGGACTAACCACCAAAACCACCTCGGATCGCATCGCCATCACGGGATCATCAACACATCCAAACTACAACAGCCCCAAGTTTGCCAACAACATTGCCCTGCTCATGCTCGGCAAGCCAACGACCATGACTCCGATCTGTCTCCCGCCGAAGGGATTCCCGCTGCCAACGGCCGGAAAGCTGTTCAGCATCATCGGCTGGAAGCGGAACAGCCGGCCCGAAAAGCCCCTCATCCGGAACGTGGTCCAGCTGGCGGACTTTGAAACCTGCCGGCGAAAGTACCTGCGGGCGAACATTACGCTGGACACTTCGGGTGGGCAGCTGTGCAGTACGTACAACCACGATGACGAAGGGGAAAGCTGCTCGCACTATATGGGAGCGGCCCCGTTCCAGTACGTGGTGAACGGTcctacggaggggcggtactacCTGGCGGCGTTGTCCAGCTTTGGGCATACGAACTGCCGGATGGATGAGTACTCTGATGTGTTTACCTATGTGGGGCATTACGTGGATTGGATCCAGGAGAAGGTGACGAAGAATCAATAA